In Toxoplasma gondii ME49 chromosome VIII, whole genome shotgun sequence, a single genomic region encodes these proteins:
- a CDS encoding hypothetical protein (encoded by transcript TGME49_269582) has product MGSAPAARNRQQRSGLFRLYLFKQRTSRLRVSILKTAPVTSRLERQAREGNSRQISKHQEPEIDFTMAREENLYMARLAEETERYEDLVHFMRKVVESGQELNDEERNLLSVGYKNIVGGFRSSWRSLALIEQRDLDAGSLRLTQATRSRLSFRLSTRCARNSHCRGTVLRENRRFCEAAAVETKPRRIWSFRNKVTLSMEGKGASTN; this is encoded by the exons ATGGGGAGTGCGCCTGCCGCTCGCAACAGACAGCAGAGATCTGGACTGTTCCGCCTCTACCTTTTCAAGCAACGCACATCGCGGCTCCGCGTTTCGATACTGAAAACAGCACCCGTCACGTCAAGGCTCGAGCGACAGGCAAGAGAGGGAAACTCTCGCCAAATAAGCAAACACCAAGAACCGGAAATCGACTTCACAAtggcgcgagaggagaatTTGTACATGGCCAGATTGGCCGAAGAGACTGAGCGCTACGAGGATCTG GTTCACTTCATGAGGAAGGTTGTGGAATCCGGCCAGGAGCtgaacgacgaagagaggaatcTGCTGTCGG TTGGATACAAAAATATCGTCGGCGGTTTCCGATCCAGCTGGCGGTCTCTCGCTCTCATCGAGCAACGCGACCTCGACGCCGGTTCTCTTCGACTG ACACAAGCAACACGTTCACGCTTGTCTTTCCGCCTGTCTACACGCTGCGCGAGAAACAGCCACTGTCGAGGGACCGTTCTCCGCGAGAATCGGAGATTCTGCGAGGCCGCAGCTGTTGAGACAAAACCACGGAGGATATGGTCTTTCAGAAATAAAGTCACGCTGTCCATGGAAGGCAAAGGAGCTTCCACGAACTGA